The following are from one region of the Sporichthyaceae bacterium genome:
- a CDS encoding ABC transporter permease: MHNYVPYLVFGVVYGSIYGLAAMGLVLTYRTSGLFNFGHGALGAAAAYVFYELRDQHGMSRVLAGLIAIGLFGVVLGLILEAMARRLARVPVSYQIVGTIGILLLVRAVITWIYGSDFRQFKAFLPRDKAFSISGVAVAKDSVIIFIVVAASALALYLLVERSRLGTMMRAVVDDPALLDTAGVAPAAVRRQAWVIGSVFAAASGVLLASQQQELDVTFLALLVVQAFGAAALGAFRSLPMAYAGGIGIGIAQKLVSKETASHEWLQGLDFNLPFIVLFIALLVLGRHRLGDLGGQVRARTAPPLHLPPRLRLGGGAVVLLGALLVPHVVGTRLPVWISAMSQVLLFLSLGLLVHTSGQVSLCQVALAAVGGAAFAHAVGGGVPWWLAVLWAGLITVPVGAIVAIPAIRLSGLFLGLATLGFGIFIAQFFYTKSYMFGLADLQTQRPHGFSSDTRYYYLLLGFAVVGIALILAIQNSRLGRLLRSLGDSPTALATLGTSANVTRVLVFCISAFLAGISGALYAGQFGSVGGTGFNFVMSLILLAVLAAAGHSTIVGAVLGPVLVFVLPAYNHGWNDALQTLFGAAAILAAVFATTRPDVPLRHLAQQWAWRRESTTAARLSAGPAARTPSALGANR, encoded by the coding sequence ATGCATAACTACGTGCCCTATCTGGTCTTCGGCGTCGTGTACGGCTCGATCTACGGCCTGGCCGCCATGGGCTTGGTGCTGACCTACCGCACCTCGGGTTTGTTCAACTTCGGCCACGGCGCGCTGGGCGCCGCCGCCGCCTATGTGTTCTACGAGCTGCGCGACCAACACGGGATGTCCCGCGTGCTTGCCGGGTTGATCGCCATCGGCTTGTTCGGCGTGGTGCTCGGCCTGATTCTGGAGGCGATGGCCCGGCGGTTGGCGCGGGTACCGGTGTCCTATCAGATCGTCGGCACCATCGGCATTCTGCTGCTGGTCCGCGCGGTCATCACCTGGATCTACGGCTCGGATTTCCGCCAGTTCAAGGCGTTCCTGCCGCGCGACAAGGCGTTCAGCATCTCCGGGGTCGCCGTGGCGAAGGACTCGGTGATCATTTTCATCGTGGTCGCGGCCTCGGCGCTCGCGTTGTACCTGCTGGTCGAACGTTCTCGACTGGGCACCATGATGCGCGCCGTCGTGGACGACCCGGCGCTGCTGGACACCGCCGGGGTGGCCCCGGCCGCGGTCCGCCGTCAGGCCTGGGTGATCGGCTCGGTGTTCGCCGCCGCGTCCGGTGTGCTGCTGGCCTCCCAGCAACAGGAACTGGATGTCACCTTCCTTGCTCTGCTGGTGGTGCAGGCCTTCGGCGCGGCCGCCCTGGGCGCGTTCCGCAGCCTGCCGATGGCCTACGCCGGCGGCATCGGCATCGGCATCGCGCAGAAATTGGTGTCCAAGGAGACCGCCAGCCACGAGTGGTTGCAGGGCCTGGACTTCAACCTGCCGTTCATCGTGCTGTTCATCGCGTTGCTGGTGCTCGGCCGTCATCGGCTGGGCGACCTGGGCGGGCAGGTGCGCGCGCGTACCGCCCCGCCGCTGCACCTGCCGCCACGGCTGCGCCTCGGCGGCGGCGCGGTGGTGCTGCTCGGCGCCTTGCTGGTACCCCACGTGGTGGGTACCCGGCTGCCGGTGTGGATCTCCGCGATGAGCCAGGTGCTGCTGTTCCTGTCCCTCGGCCTGCTGGTGCACACCTCCGGCCAGGTGTCGCTGTGTCAGGTGGCGCTGGCCGCGGTCGGCGGCGCGGCTTTCGCGCACGCCGTCGGCGGCGGGGTGCCGTGGTGGCTCGCCGTGCTGTGGGCCGGGCTCATCACCGTCCCGGTCGGCGCGATCGTGGCCATTCCCGCGATCCGGCTGTCCGGGTTGTTCCTCGGACTGGCCACGTTGGGCTTCGGCATCTTCATCGCGCAGTTCTTCTACACGAAGAGCTACATGTTCGGCCTGGCCGACCTGCAGACTCAGCGGCCGCACGGTTTCTCCTCCGACACCCGCTACTACTACCTGCTGCTCGGTTTCGCGGTGGTCGGCATCGCGCTGATCCTGGCCATCCAGAACAGCCGACTGGGTCGACTGCTGCGCAGCCTCGGCGACTCCCCGACCGCGTTGGCCACACTGGGCACCTCGGCCAACGTGACCCGAGTGCTGGTGTTCTGCATCTCGGCGTTCCTCGCCGGCATTTCCGGCGCGCTCTACGCCGGCCAGTTCGGCTCCGTCGGCGGTACCGGGTTCAACTTCGTGATGTCGTTGATCCTGCTGGCGGTGCTGGCCGCCGCCGGTCACTCCACCATCGTCGGCGCGGTCCTCGGACCGGTGCTGGTGTTCGTCCTGCCGGCCTACAACCACGGCTGGAACGACGCGTTGCAAACCCTCTTCGGCGCCGCGGCGATCCTCGCCGCGGTCTTCGCCACTACCCGACCGGACGTGCCACTGCGCCACCTGGCGCAGCAGTGGGCCTGGCGTCGGGAGAGCACCACCGCCGCGCGGCTGTCTGCCGGGCCCGCGGCACGCACCCCCTCCGCGCTGGGAGCGAATCGATGA